A window of the Ostrea edulis chromosome 1, xbOstEdul1.1, whole genome shotgun sequence genome harbors these coding sequences:
- the LOC125663692 gene encoding TWiK family of potassium channels protein 18-like translates to MTKSERQRRHLPDSCFKCRKKCCWFLKKLVVFCFSQIGIVCLVIAYAILGAVIFGALEETTEELNRVIVEELRNTTIKQIYTLNKKLLLYEEKNWSHAVDNVLLDFQKDIYLAITRDGWDGRQEDYAGVSDWSFTGALLYSVTVITTIGYGNITPKTTAGRLATIVYAFVGIPLTMICLANLGHMFGISFKALYRRLVCNKKKKVNKTSDTSSKYLVANPQNIKIEDDENEAVVVMADSEKVSDTRVPVYVCFLIVIAYILIGTVLFSVWESWDPITAGYFCFITLSTIGFGDVVPGHSLESWASQAKRVTCTLYLLFGLTLISMCFSLMVDEVREIAKRFGRWMGLLQSEAN, encoded by the exons ATGACCAAAAGCGAACGTCAAAGGAGACACCTGCCTGATTCTTGCTTTAAGTGTCGTAAAAAATGTTGCTGGTTCCTTAAGAAGCTGGtggtgttttgtttttctcaGATTGGTATCGTGTGTCTCGTGATCGCATACGCGATCCTGGGGGCTGTAATATTCGGTGCCCTGGAAGAAACAACAGAGGAACTGAACCGTGTAATAGTCGAAGAGCTTAGGAATACCACTATAAAGCAGATTTATACTCTCAATAAGAAACTGTTGCTCTATGAAGAAAAGAACTGGTCACATGCTGTTGACAATGTACTGCTAGACTTCCAG AAAGATATCTATTTGGCGATAACTAGGGACGGATGGGATGGAAGGCAGGAGGATTACGCCGGagtctctgattggtcattCACCGGTGCTTTGTTGTATTCTGTTACCGTTATAACAACAATAG GGTATGGAAACATTACACCGAAAACCACAGCGGGACGCTTGGCTACGATTGTCTACGCCTTCGTCGGAATCCCTTTAACAATGATATGTTTAGCCAACCTGGGACATATGTTTGGTATTTCATTCAAGGCACTTTATCGTCGATTAGTATgcaacaagaaaaaaaaagttaacaAAACGTCTGATACCTCTTCGAAATATCTCGTAGCTAACCcccaaaatataaaaatagaagatgaTGAAAACGAGGCTGTGGTTGTAATGGCGGACTCTGAAAAGGTTTCAGACACACGAGTTcctgtgtatgtgtgttttcTTATTGTTATTGCCTACATTCTGATAGGCACTGTATTATTCAGTGTGTGGGAGTCCTGGGACCCCATTACAGCCGGGTACTTCTGCTTCATCACACTCAGTACAATAGGCTTTGGGGACGTTGTGCCTGGACACAGTCTAGAGTCGTGGGCCAGCCAGGCCAAAAGAgtaacatgtacattgtatcttctGTTTGGACTCACTCTCATTTCAATGTGCTTCAGCTTGATGGTCGACGAAGTTCGAGAGATTGCAAAGAGATTTGGTCGATGGATGGGACTATTGCAAAGTGAAGCAAACTAA